In Streptomyces sp. NBC_00306, a single genomic region encodes these proteins:
- a CDS encoding 2-hydroxyacid dehydrogenase yields MTSDVWLPIPAGEIDGLPDPAGSGLNYRFWDGGPDFPADPADCVFYAVPYMKGMEVAVRPLPAMTSVRVVQTLSAGIDHVEPGVGSLPPGVRLCNAQGVHEASTAELTLALILASLRGFPGFVHGQDKEEWRAGFYPALADKSVLIVGYGSIGAAIEDRLVPFECARVARVARSARASERGEVHALTDLPALLPQADVVILSTPLTESTKGLVNAGFLAEMKDGALLVNVARGPVVDTEALLAELGSGRLTAALDVTDPEPLPSGHPLWHAPGVLISPHVGGSTSAFMPRAKRLLAGQVTRFAAGDPVRNVVLTTE; encoded by the coding sequence ATGACTTCAGACGTGTGGCTCCCCATTCCGGCCGGCGAGATCGACGGGCTCCCGGACCCCGCCGGGTCCGGTCTGAACTACCGTTTCTGGGACGGTGGTCCGGACTTCCCCGCCGACCCGGCGGACTGCGTCTTCTACGCGGTGCCCTACATGAAGGGCATGGAGGTCGCGGTGCGTCCGCTGCCCGCCATGACCTCCGTACGGGTCGTGCAGACGCTCTCCGCCGGTATCGACCATGTGGAGCCGGGCGTGGGCTCGCTGCCGCCGGGTGTACGGCTGTGCAATGCCCAGGGCGTCCACGAGGCGTCGACCGCCGAGCTCACGCTCGCCCTGATCCTCGCCTCCCTGCGCGGCTTCCCCGGTTTCGTCCACGGTCAGGACAAGGAGGAATGGCGGGCGGGCTTCTATCCGGCGCTGGCCGACAAGTCGGTGCTCATCGTCGGGTACGGCTCGATCGGAGCGGCAATCGAGGACCGGCTCGTGCCATTCGAATGCGCGCGGGTGGCGCGCGTCGCGCGCTCCGCACGCGCTTCGGAGCGCGGCGAGGTGCACGCACTGACCGATCTGCCGGCCCTGCTGCCGCAAGCGGACGTGGTCATTCTGTCCACGCCCCTGACCGAGTCGACGAAGGGCCTGGTGAACGCGGGCTTCCTCGCCGAGATGAAGGACGGCGCCCTTCTGGTCAATGTCGCGCGCGGCCCGGTCGTCGACACCGAGGCCCTCCTCGCGGAGCTCGGCAGCGGCCGGCTGACGGCCGCCCTGGACGTCACCGACCCGGAGCCGCTGCCGTCCGGGCATCCGCTGTGGCACGCTCCCGGCGTACTCATCAGCCCCCATGTCGGCGGCTCCACTTCGGCGTTCATGCCGCGTGCCAAGCGGCTGCTGGCCGGACAAGTCACCCGATTCGCGGCAGGGGACCCCGTACGCAACGTCGTGCTCACAACTGAATGA